Proteins found in one Ptychodera flava strain L36383 chromosome 3, AS_Pfla_20210202, whole genome shotgun sequence genomic segment:
- the LOC139124911 gene encoding histone H2B, gonadal-like, whose product MPSKTSGKAAKKAGMAKSSSSGDKKRKRRRKESYGIYIYKVLKQVHPDTGVSSKAMSIMNSFVNDIFERIAAEASRLANYNKRSTITSREIQTAVRLILPGELAKHAVSEGTKAVTKYTSSK is encoded by the coding sequence ATGCCTTCCAAAACAAGTGGTAAAGCTGCCAAGAAAGCAGGTATGGCTAAATCGTCAAGCAGTGGCGACAAGAAGAGGAAAAGACGAAGGAAGGAAAGCTATGGTATCTACATCTACAAGGTGTTGAAACAAGTCCACCCCGATACTGGTGTCTCCTCCAAAGCCATGTCAATCATGAACAGCTTTGTCAACGACATCTTCGAACGCATCGCCGCTGAGGCTTCCCGCCTGGCCAATTACAACAAGCGTTCCACCATCACCAGCAGAGAGATCCAGACCGCTGTCCGTCTCATACTGCCCGGTGAGCTTGCCAAGCACGCCGTCAGTGAGGGCACCAAAGCCGTCACCAAATACACCAGCTCCAAGTAA